A window of Chitinophagales bacterium contains these coding sequences:
- a CDS encoding alpha/beta hydrolase — MVSGIVAYNQSKIAYQLGGQGNHFLLCFHGYGENAGSFAFLEKYLGDHFRILAIDLPFHGETDWQEADLDLPGWNQVIELVLNACGYKPGNNLSLMGYSLGGRVVLQYYQDHPNKINKIILLAPDGLKVNFWYWLSTQTIPGNRLFQFTMRHPGIFLYFLRGLNRFKLINSSIYKFVNYYIGNPQVRIDLYRRWTTLRKIKPDLKRIAVQVKKEPIPVTLIYGRHDRIILPHRGYRFQEAVGPTCSLHIIESGHQVLHEKHISALLPLLLP; from the coding sequence ATGGTTTCGGGAATTGTTGCATATAACCAGTCTAAAATCGCCTACCAGCTTGGGGGACAAGGGAATCATTTCCTGCTTTGTTTTCACGGGTATGGAGAAAATGCAGGTTCCTTTGCTTTTTTGGAAAAATACCTGGGTGATCATTTCAGGATCCTGGCCATTGATCTTCCTTTTCATGGGGAAACGGATTGGCAGGAAGCAGATCTTGACCTCCCAGGTTGGAACCAGGTCATTGAATTGGTATTAAATGCATGTGGATACAAGCCGGGGAATAACCTCTCCCTGATGGGATATAGCCTTGGTGGGCGGGTGGTTCTTCAGTATTACCAGGATCATCCAAACAAGATTAACAAGATCATTTTATTGGCGCCGGATGGCTTGAAAGTGAATTTCTGGTATTGGCTTTCTACCCAAACCATACCCGGCAACCGTCTTTTTCAATTCACCATGCGGCATCCGGGTATCTTTCTCTATTTTCTTCGGGGACTTAACAGGTTCAAACTGATCAATTCGAGTATTTACAAATTTGTAAACTACTACATTGGCAATCCGCAGGTACGGATCGATCTGTATCGCCGGTGGACCACATTGCGAAAGATCAAACCCGATCTGAAACGAATAGCGGTGCAGGTAAAAAAAGAACCCATCCCGGTTACTCTTATCTATGGCCGGCATGACCGTATCATTCTTCCTCACCGTGGCTATCGGTTTCAGGAAGCAGTTGGACCTACCTGCTCCTTGCATATCATCGAATCCGGACATCAGGTCTTGCACGAAAAACACATCTCCGCACTTCTGCCTCTTTTGTTACCCTAA
- a CDS encoding Lrp/AsnC ligand binding domain-containing protein, which produces MAAKLNLDKLDLQIINHMMDDASISYADLGKKLFVSGGTIHVRIKKLQEMGIVKGTRLHVDTKALGYDVNAFIGIFLEKSSLYDNVARELGKIPEIVRLNYTTGNYSMFAEVVCKDIDHFRQVLHYQLQKVKGIERTETLIALEESINRNVQVGEER; this is translated from the coding sequence ATGGCCGCTAAATTGAATCTTGACAAACTGGATCTGCAGATCATCAACCACATGATGGATGATGCTTCGATTTCGTATGCCGATCTGGGTAAGAAACTCTTTGTTTCGGGGGGTACCATCCACGTCCGGATCAAAAAGCTTCAGGAAATGGGTATTGTCAAAGGTACAAGGCTTCATGTAGATACCAAGGCCCTGGGATATGATGTGAATGCCTTTATCGGGATCTTTCTTGAAAAGAGTTCGCTCTATGATAATGTTGCACGTGAACTGGGTAAGATACCCGAAATCGTTAGACTAAATTATACTACGGGCAACTATTCCATGTTTGCAGAAGTGGTGTGTAAGGATATTGACCATTTTCGCCAGGTGCTTCATTATCAACTTCAAAAAGTGAAGGGGATCGAACGTACCGAAACCCTGATCGCCCTGGAGGAGAGTATTAACAGGAATGTGCAGGTGGGGGAGGAAAGATGA
- a CDS encoding c-type cytochrome gives MRQIIRNKKLLFTIAALTGFSTFGWAQDAAPAANSSGISNETFLLIIIGLLLFILLVMAVIMNNMSNVMREVKKGGNYVKQPGGLASFWNMLDKKFFTRAVPVEREADVMLDHDYDGIKELDNALPPWWKWGFYITLILAVFYILRFHVWKTGPDPIQEYNAELAYAAKQAEAFRAKAGEQVDEKTVTLADAAGIATGKTKFLQTCSVCHGQNGEGGVGPNLTDNYWLHGGTINDIFKTIKYGVPEKGMQSWEKAFSPTDIKNLSSFVKSLVGTKVDNGKAPQGTLFTEGAPAADTTNTAPKDTAAGK, from the coding sequence ATGAGACAGATTATCAGAAATAAAAAACTGCTTTTTACGATAGCTGCCCTCACCGGGTTCAGCACCTTTGGATGGGCACAGGATGCTGCCCCGGCAGCCAATTCCAGTGGTATTTCCAATGAAACCTTTCTCCTGATCATCATCGGGTTGCTCCTGTTCATTTTATTGGTCATGGCCGTGATCATGAACAATATGAGCAATGTGATGCGTGAAGTAAAGAAAGGAGGCAACTATGTGAAACAACCCGGAGGCCTTGCATCCTTCTGGAATATGCTGGATAAAAAGTTCTTTACCCGGGCCGTGCCTGTGGAAAGAGAAGCCGATGTGATGCTTGACCATGATTACGACGGCATCAAAGAATTGGACAATGCCCTGCCACCCTGGTGGAAATGGGGTTTTTATATCACCCTGATCCTGGCGGTATTCTATATCCTGCGTTTCCATGTTTGGAAAACAGGACCTGATCCTATCCAGGAATACAATGCCGAGCTGGCCTATGCTGCTAAACAGGCAGAAGCCTTCCGGGCTAAAGCTGGTGAGCAGGTAGATGAAAAAACCGTAACGCTTGCTGATGCAGCGGGTATCGCAACTGGTAAGACCAAATTCCTTCAAACCTGTTCTGTTTGTCATGGACAAAATGGTGAAGGGGGCGTAGGTCCAAACCTGACCGATAATTATTGGCTGCATGGCGGTACCATCAATGATATTTTTAAAACCATCAAGTATGGTGTTCCCGAAAAAGGAATGCAATCCTGGGAAAAAGCATTTTCACCGACAGACATTAAGAACCTGTCCAGTTTTGTAAAATCACTGGTAGGTACAAAAGTCGACAATGGTAAAGCACCCCAGGGTACGCTCTTTACAGAAGGAGCCCCTGCTGCTGATACTACCAATACGGCACCGAAAGATACGGCCGCCGGTAAATAA
- a CDS encoding MGMT family protein yields MPLKSIRPSGDTEENFFTLVYQVARQIPKGRVTSYGAIAAALGAKSSARMVGWAMNGCHKVRPKVPAHRVVNRNGMLTGKMHFDPPGKMAELLKKEGVKVKNDKVVDFDTLFWDPMEIENDLS; encoded by the coding sequence ATGCCGCTAAAATCTATTCGCCCTTCCGGTGATACAGAAGAGAATTTTTTTACACTTGTTTACCAGGTAGCGCGACAAATTCCCAAGGGGAGGGTAACTTCTTATGGTGCTATTGCTGCCGCGCTGGGCGCAAAATCTTCAGCGCGTATGGTAGGTTGGGCCATGAATGGTTGTCACAAAGTTCGACCAAAGGTTCCTGCTCATCGTGTTGTGAACCGCAATGGGATGCTTACAGGCAAAATGCATTTTGATCCGCCGGGCAAAATGGCGGAATTACTAAAGAAGGAAGGCGTGAAAGTAAAGAATGATAAAGTGGTGGATTTTGATACGCTTTTCTGGGATCCAATGGAAATTGAAAATGATTTATCGTAA
- a CDS encoding glycosyltransferase, which yields MVVLFIGASLLFLVYAGLILFLHSRWRAVPVYKNDHPPTADIRFSIIIPARNEETRIGLLLDALRKQDLDPSLWEVIVVDDDSTDHTAQVVARYDQVKLIRLTGKDHNSYKKRALNEGIAQGRYEWILTTDADCVPGPQWLSTLSRFIADRNPQMVVAPVRMAHDHSLLQIFQALDFITLQGITAGAVHGRFMHMCNGANLAYKKTAFQTVQGFSGIDHIASGDDMLLMQKIQQAFPGSAHYLLAKEAVVVTQPAYSWTEFIHQRIRWASKATYYKQASLFLVLLAVYLFNLVIPVLFFLSFFQQSAFWMACVLLILKTLIELPFVSSVARFYQDSNLMGYFPILQPLHILYTLIAGWLGQFGRYSWKGRRVK from the coding sequence ATGGTCGTTCTCTTTATAGGTGCCTCCTTATTGTTTCTTGTTTATGCAGGACTGATCCTCTTTCTGCATTCCAGGTGGAGAGCGGTACCTGTTTATAAAAATGATCATCCCCCGACTGCCGATATCCGCTTTTCTATCATCATTCCGGCACGAAACGAAGAGACGCGCATAGGGTTACTACTAGATGCTTTGCGTAAACAGGATCTTGACCCTTCTTTGTGGGAGGTCATTGTAGTGGATGACGATTCTACGGATCATACCGCGCAGGTAGTGGCGCGATATGATCAGGTGAAATTGATCCGGCTTACTGGAAAAGACCATAATTCCTATAAAAAAAGGGCCCTGAACGAAGGCATAGCCCAAGGCCGGTATGAATGGATCCTTACCACCGATGCGGATTGTGTCCCCGGCCCTCAATGGCTGAGTACCCTCTCCCGTTTTATTGCCGACCGAAACCCGCAAATGGTGGTGGCCCCGGTGCGCATGGCGCATGATCATTCTCTATTACAAATTTTTCAGGCGCTTGATTTCATAACCCTGCAAGGGATCACCGCCGGAGCCGTACATGGACGTTTTATGCATATGTGCAATGGTGCCAATCTTGCTTATAAAAAAACCGCTTTTCAAACTGTGCAGGGGTTTAGCGGCATCGATCATATTGCATCGGGTGATGACATGCTCCTGATGCAGAAGATCCAACAGGCTTTCCCTGGTTCGGCGCATTATCTTTTGGCCAAAGAAGCCGTGGTGGTTACGCAGCCCGCCTATAGCTGGACTGAATTTATACATCAACGTATCCGTTGGGCGAGTAAAGCCACCTATTACAAACAGGCATCTCTTTTCCTTGTGTTATTGGCGGTATATCTTTTCAATCTGGTCATTCCTGTCCTATTCTTCCTTTCTTTTTTCCAGCAATCGGCTTTTTGGATGGCCTGTGTTTTATTGATCTTAAAAACCCTGATTGAGCTTCCCTTTGTTTCTTCTGTGGCCCGTTTTTATCAGGATAGCAACTTAATGGGTTACTTCCCCATTTTACAGCCTCTTCATATTCTGTACACTCTTATAGCGGGATGGCTGGGTCAGTTTGGTCGTTATTCCTGGAAAGGCCGTCGTGTAAAATGA
- a CDS encoding cbb3-type cytochrome c oxidase subunit 3, with protein MLKYIRQYAETISGIEIYPMISLLIFVLFFIAVLYYVKKMDKKYVDEVSNLPLEDDGATDEKNPFQNLKHA; from the coding sequence ATGCTGAAATACATCAGGCAATATGCAGAAACCATCAGCGGGATAGAGATCTATCCCATGATCTCCCTCTTGATCTTTGTCCTTTTCTTTATCGCCGTTCTTTACTATGTAAAGAAAATGGATAAGAAATATGTGGACGAGGTGAGTAACCTGCCACTGGAGGACGACGGGGCAACAGACGAAAAAAACCCTTTCCAAAATCTTAAACATGCTTAA
- a CDS encoding MarR family transcriptional regulator, with the protein MPNNQFKKGELYSFITGKASTAIARRLQKKFNGSDLNLTIEQWSVLYHLWKQDGISQQELCNATYRDKPSITRLVDNLEKLNLVKRVPSAHDRRINLIYLTKQAQKLQEQTMELAEETLNEALVTVPADKIEVCKEVLQIVYDNLK; encoded by the coding sequence ATGCCAAACAACCAATTTAAAAAAGGAGAGCTTTACAGTTTTATCACGGGTAAAGCCTCTACTGCAATAGCCCGGCGGTTACAGAAGAAGTTCAATGGATCGGACCTGAACTTAACGATTGAGCAATGGAGTGTTTTATACCATTTGTGGAAGCAGGATGGGATCAGTCAGCAAGAGTTGTGCAATGCCACCTATCGGGACAAGCCCAGTATTACCCGGCTGGTTGACAATCTTGAAAAGTTAAACCTGGTCAAACGTGTGCCTTCGGCGCATGACCGGCGTATCAACCTGATCTATTTGACCAAACAGGCGCAGAAATTGCAGGAACAGACCATGGAGTTGGCGGAGGAGACCTTGAATGAAGCGTTGGTCACTGTGCCTGCCGATAAGATCGAAGTGTGTAAAGAGGTTTTGCAGATCGTGTATGACAATTTGAAATAA
- a CDS encoding sulfite exporter TauE/SafE family protein produces MSIIETISAAFLMGLVGSLHCVGMCGPLALALPVSHANDGNRLLGGLVYNSGRIITYGAMGVVLGLAGQFLLPVTWLQTLSIVFGVIILLYLFLPVKRITSSVSFLSSLNKPFLALRQAMGKLFTRQKFSSLFSIGLLNGLLPCGLVYLAISSSFITGNAWKGGMFMIFFGLGTLPLMLATVFFGSYMNQQIRSRLRRAVPVFLFVMAALLILRGMGLGIPYVSPAFHQPEAVGCH; encoded by the coding sequence TTGTCCATTATTGAAACCATATCTGCCGCTTTCCTGATGGGGCTTGTAGGAAGTCTCCACTGTGTAGGCATGTGCGGGCCTTTGGCCCTGGCATTGCCGGTGTCTCATGCCAATGATGGGAACAGACTGTTGGGCGGATTGGTCTATAATTCCGGCAGGATTATTACCTACGGGGCCATGGGTGTGGTACTGGGTTTGGCGGGACAGTTTCTTTTACCCGTGACCTGGTTACAGACCTTGTCGATCGTATTTGGCGTTATCATCTTACTTTATCTTTTTCTACCGGTAAAGAGGATCACGAGTTCAGTTTCTTTTCTATCATCGTTAAATAAACCCTTTCTGGCTTTGCGGCAGGCCATGGGTAAATTGTTTACCCGGCAAAAATTCAGCTCACTATTCTCCATTGGGTTGTTGAATGGTCTGTTGCCCTGCGGACTTGTTTACCTCGCTATTTCTTCTTCCTTTATTACCGGGAATGCCTGGAAAGGAGGCATGTTCATGATATTCTTTGGCCTGGGAACTTTACCGTTGATGCTGGCCACTGTTTTCTTTGGGAGTTATATGAACCAGCAGATCCGCTCCAGGCTTCGCCGCGCAGTGCCTGTTTTTCTGTTTGTGATGGCGGCCCTTTTGATCTTACGCGGTATGGGGCTTGGTATTCCCTATGTGAGCCCGGCCTTTCATCAGCCGGAAGCCGTGGGGTGCCATTAA
- a CDS encoding FixH family protein, with the protein MRISWGYKILALYLCFVAGILFLVFKASKENYDLVTKNYYEAELKYQDVIDRKANTARLSAPVRIENSKTKIRVEFPADFNNKAIKGDAYLYCPSDARKDMRRQIDSKDLAFEWIVPGTPSGLYELKLSWTSEGIEYYKEEKVFF; encoded by the coding sequence ATGCGAATCAGTTGGGGTTACAAAATTCTTGCACTTTATCTCTGCTTTGTTGCCGGGATACTTTTCCTGGTCTTTAAGGCCAGCAAAGAAAACTACGACCTGGTGACCAAGAATTATTATGAGGCAGAGCTCAAATATCAGGATGTTATTGACCGAAAAGCCAATACGGCGAGGTTGTCTGCCCCGGTTCGTATTGAAAATAGCAAAACAAAGATCCGGGTGGAATTCCCTGCAGATTTTAATAATAAGGCCATTAAGGGAGATGCATACCTCTATTGTCCGTCGGATGCCCGTAAGGATATGCGCCGTCAGATCGATAGCAAGGACCTGGCATTTGAGTGGATCGTTCCTGGTACACCCTCCGGGCTTTATGAGTTAAAACTGAGTTGGACGAGTGAAGGGATAGAATATTATAAGGAGGAGAAAGTTTTCTTTTAG
- the trmB gene encoding tRNA (guanosine(46)-N7)-methyltransferase TrmB, which produces MGHKKLIRFEAIKSFPNVLQFPPSMPGQWPGHFGNSNPLTLELACGKGEYALGLAALYPNQNFIGVDIKGNRIYIGAKKALDQGLNNVAFLRTEIDKINTYFAPGEVAGIWITFPDPQLRTSKAKKRLTHPKFLRLYQQFLAPGGFIHLKTDSPALYAFTKTIIERYGCTLWVDNPNVYDTDDPGPELSIKTYYESLDIAGSQRTHYLKFSLPDPLPGPEQDKSLQQYLKEHEGATA; this is translated from the coding sequence ATGGGTCACAAGAAACTCATCCGCTTCGAAGCGATTAAATCATTTCCCAATGTTCTTCAATTCCCCCCATCCATGCCCGGTCAATGGCCAGGGCATTTTGGTAATTCCAACCCCCTGACGCTGGAGCTGGCCTGTGGAAAAGGCGAATATGCACTGGGATTGGCCGCTTTGTACCCTAATCAGAACTTTATTGGCGTGGATATCAAGGGAAACCGGATCTATATCGGGGCAAAAAAAGCGCTGGACCAGGGGTTAAACAATGTCGCTTTTCTGCGAACCGAGATCGATAAGATCAATACCTATTTTGCCCCGGGAGAGGTTGCCGGAATCTGGATCACCTTCCCCGACCCGCAATTACGTACTTCCAAGGCCAAAAAAAGGCTTACCCACCCCAAATTCCTTCGTCTCTATCAACAATTTCTTGCTCCCGGTGGTTTTATACACCTTAAGACCGATAGCCCGGCCCTGTATGCCTTTACAAAGACCATAATCGAAAGATATGGATGTACCTTGTGGGTGGACAATCCAAATGTGTATGATACAGATGACCCGGGGCCGGAACTGTCTATTAAAACCTATTATGAATCACTCGATATCGCTGGTAGCCAACGTACCCATTATCTGAAATTCTCCCTGCCCGACCCATTGCCGGGCCCTGAGCAGGATAAATCATTACAGCAATACCTGAAAGAACATGAAGGAGCAACCGCTTAA
- the ccoG gene encoding cytochrome c oxidase accessory protein CcoG, which translates to MNNSDETKTPGAEFHYDDEAASKKELLDQSFRDSVATIDKEGKRNYILPKKPKGKLYNWRTLASVVYLVVFFTLPFIKVDGQPFFMFNVLERKFIFFGQVFWPQDFFIFAIGLLTFMVFIILFTVVFGRVFCGWACPQTIFMEMVFRKIEYWLDGDSNEQRKLKEMPWNGYKIRKRVTKMIVFFAISFIIANFFLAYLIGMDSVMAMVKEGVGANMGTFISLLGFTSVFFFVYYWFREQACIVVCPYGRLQGVLLDKKSIVVAYDYVRGEPRGKVKKAEVEMDPKGDCIDCAACVRVCPTGIDIRNGTQLECVNCTACIDACDEIMVKVNKPTGLIRYESEENIAHSRKTKFNWRIAGYSTVLLVLISVLSILIITRDDVDARILRTAGQMFTRDQDGRISNIYNIKLANKTHNDIPMTLKLENIKGEITVVGKNLVVPKESYFQTPFFVKIDRSLITRRKTPIVLGVYEGDKKIKTVNTTFLGPGF; encoded by the coding sequence ATGAACAATTCCGACGAAACGAAAACCCCGGGCGCTGAGTTCCATTACGATGACGAGGCCGCAAGTAAGAAAGAATTACTTGACCAGTCATTCAGGGATTCGGTAGCAACGATCGACAAAGAAGGGAAGCGTAATTATATCCTTCCTAAAAAGCCCAAGGGTAAGCTGTACAACTGGCGCACCCTTGCCTCCGTCGTTTATCTGGTAGTGTTTTTCACCCTGCCCTTTATCAAGGTTGATGGACAGCCCTTCTTCATGTTCAATGTGCTGGAGCGCAAGTTCATTTTCTTTGGACAGGTTTTCTGGCCTCAGGATTTTTTCATTTTCGCCATCGGCCTCCTCACCTTTATGGTCTTTATCATCCTGTTCACCGTGGTATTTGGCCGGGTGTTCTGTGGATGGGCCTGCCCGCAAACCATTTTCATGGAAATGGTTTTCCGTAAGATCGAATATTGGCTGGATGGGGATTCGAACGAACAACGGAAGTTGAAGGAAATGCCCTGGAACGGGTACAAGATCCGGAAACGGGTGACCAAAATGATCGTCTTTTTTGCCATCTCCTTTATCATTGCTAATTTTTTCCTGGCCTACCTGATTGGTATGGATAGTGTAATGGCCATGGTAAAAGAAGGCGTTGGCGCAAATATGGGAACCTTTATTTCCTTATTGGGCTTTACCAGTGTTTTCTTCTTTGTTTATTATTGGTTTCGCGAACAAGCCTGTATCGTTGTTTGCCCTTATGGACGATTACAAGGAGTTTTGTTGGATAAAAAATCCATTGTCGTTGCGTATGATTATGTTCGGGGCGAACCAAGAGGTAAGGTAAAAAAGGCGGAAGTCGAAATGGACCCCAAGGGTGACTGTATCGATTGTGCTGCTTGTGTACGCGTTTGCCCGACAGGGATAGATATTCGAAACGGTACACAACTGGAATGCGTGAACTGCACAGCGTGTATTGATGCCTGTGATGAGATCATGGTGAAAGTAAACAAGCCGACCGGGCTAATCCGATATGAATCTGAAGAGAATATAGCGCATAGCCGGAAAACGAAATTCAACTGGCGCATAGCCGGTTATTCCACGGTACTCCTTGTATTAATATCTGTGTTATCCATTCTGATCATTACCAGGGATGATGTGGATGCGCGCATTTTGCGCACGGCCGGACAAATGTTCACGCGTGACCAGGATGGCCGTATCAGTAATATCTATAACATCAAACTGGCCAATAAGACCCATAACGATATTCCCATGACGCTTAAGCTGGAGAATATTAAAGGAGAGATCACAGTTGTGGGCAAAAATCTGGTTGTACCTAAAGAGTCTTATTTCCAAACACCCTTCTTTGTCAAGATCGATCGGAGTTTGATCACCCGTCGCAAGACACCGATCGTGCTGGGCGTATATGAAGGCGATAAAAAGATCAAGACCGTGAATACAACATTTCTGGGTCCTGGTTTTTGA
- a CDS encoding ABC transporter permease, with amino-acid sequence MSSTAISPGRSIWKKLRRNKGAVGGLFIISISIIIAVFAYFLAPDPSPFANRMILEIGGQSPGFRQTFLRIKKEKELNSSGFFSRLLYGKEETWTYLPITTHEHVGDSIRVQKRIDETLTETQVYPLSALASDPVVNKKFFLGTDQYGRDILSRLMVGTRVSLGVGLITVLLSLSIGVILGALAGYFRGKTDDFIMWFINVIWSIPTLLLVFAITLVLGKGFWQVFVAIGLTMWVNVARLVRGQVMGIRELEYIEATRVMGYSHARTIFRHILPNIIGPVLVIAASNFASAIVIEAGLSFLGIGVQPPQPSWGLMIKENYNFIITQNASLALAPGVAIMLLVLSFNLLGNALRDAVDVREG; translated from the coding sequence ATGTCCTCCACTGCCATATCGCCCGGCCGTTCCATCTGGAAAAAGCTTCGCCGTAATAAGGGTGCGGTAGGTGGACTTTTCATCATTTCCATAAGTATCATCATCGCCGTTTTTGCTTATTTCCTGGCACCGGATCCAAGTCCTTTTGCCAACCGGATGATCCTGGAGATCGGTGGTCAATCACCCGGGTTCAGGCAAACCTTTCTCCGGATCAAAAAAGAAAAAGAATTGAATAGTTCGGGTTTCTTTTCCCGCCTACTCTATGGAAAAGAGGAAACCTGGACCTATCTGCCCATCACCACCCATGAACATGTAGGTGACAGTATACGGGTACAGAAACGCATTGATGAAACCCTGACAGAGACCCAGGTTTATCCCTTGAGCGCATTGGCATCAGATCCGGTAGTAAATAAAAAGTTTTTTCTGGGCACCGATCAATATGGACGTGATATCCTGAGCCGGTTGATGGTTGGAACAAGGGTGAGTCTTGGCGTAGGGTTGATCACGGTGTTGCTTTCGCTCAGCATTGGCGTGATACTGGGGGCCCTGGCCGGTTATTTCAGAGGAAAAACCGATGATTTCATCATGTGGTTCATCAATGTGATCTGGAGTATTCCCACCTTGCTGCTGGTCTTTGCCATCACTTTGGTTTTAGGAAAAGGCTTCTGGCAGGTCTTTGTCGCCATTGGATTGACGATGTGGGTGAATGTGGCCAGACTGGTACGCGGGCAGGTGATGGGAATCCGGGAGTTGGAATACATTGAAGCTACCCGTGTGATGGGGTATTCGCATGCGCGGACCATTTTCCGGCATATACTTCCCAATATCATTGGACCGGTACTGGTGATTGCTGCTTCAAATTTCGCTTCGGCCATTGTGATCGAAGCGGGATTGAGTTTTTTAGGTATTGGTGTTCAACCTCCTCAACCCAGTTGGGGATTGATGATAAAAGAAAACTACAATTTTATCATTACGCAAAATGCTTCCCTGGCATTAGCACCAGGCGTTGCCATTATGTTGCTGGTGCTTTCTTTTAATTTATTGGGAAATGCACTGAGAGATGCGGTAGATGTGAGAGAGGGTTGA